One region of Brachyhypopomus gauderio isolate BG-103 chromosome 9, BGAUD_0.2, whole genome shotgun sequence genomic DNA includes:
- the sox7 gene encoding transcription factor SOX-7 — MAALISAYSSWPESFECSAGDGDVSDGHTSHRAPADKTSEPRIRRPMNAFMVWAKDERKRLAVQNPDLHNAELSKMLGKSWKALTPSQKRPYVEEAERLRVQHMQDYPNYKYRPRRKKQLKRICKRVDPGFLLSGLGPDQGSLPDPRGCCHPMDKEDESRVGGGGGFSSPNAALPGVRVFRDPSGSTSSFDTYPYGLPTPPEMSPLDAVDHEHASYYSPSSSVPTSSCSSSSSCPEDRRPTHMSSPPPYHPEYPHQASLHCGSTHLSHVPMSHQGSGPALIPTPPLSYYSTSFPQVPVHHSLQGHLGQLSPPPEQGHLESLDQLSQAELLGEVDRDEFDQYLNSTSYHPEQGGMTVTGHIQVTASSTCPSSTTESSLISVLADATAAYYNNYGIS, encoded by the exons ATGGCCGCACTGATTAGCGCTTACTCCTCATGGCCGGAGAGTTTTGAGTGCTCTGCGGGAGATGGGGATGTATCCGACGGACACACCTCCCACAGAGCTCCCGCAGACAAGACATCGGAGCCGCGCATACGGAGACCTATGAACGCGTTCATGGTCTGGGCCAAGGATGAGAGAAAGAGGCTTGCGGTTCAAAATCCGGACCTCCACAATGCGGAGCTAAGCAAAATGTTGg GTAAGTCCTGGAAGGCCCTGACCCCCTCGCAGAAGCGGCCGTACGTGGAGGAGGCAGAGAGGCTGCGTGTACAGCACATGCAGGACTACCCCAACTACAAGTACCGTCCCCGCAGGAAGAAGCAGCTCAAACGCATTTGCAAGCGCGTGGACCCGGGCTTCCTGCTGTCCGGCCTCGGCCCTGACCAGGGCTCCCTGCCGGATCCACGGGGCTGCTGTCACCCCATGGACAAAGAGGACGAGAGTCGAGTTGGCGGCGGGGGTGGCTTTTCCTCTCCGAATGCGGCCCTGCCTGGCGTGAGGGTCTTCAGGGACCCGTCCGGCTCCACCAGCAGTTTCGACACCTATCCCTACGGCTTGCCAACGCCGCCCGAGATGTCACCCCTCGACGCGGTGGACCACGAGCACGCCTCTTACTACTCACCTTCCAGCTCCGTCCCCACCAGCTCCTGCTCGTCCTCGTCCTCCTGCCCAGAGGACAGACGTCCCACCCACATGAGCAGCCCTCCTCCATACCACCCCGAGTACCCCCATCAGGCCTCTCTCCACTGTGGCAGCACTCATCTCAGCCACGTGCCCATGTCCCACCAAGGCAGCGGACCCGCCCTCATACCCACGCCACCGCTCTCCTACTACAGCACCTCCTTCCCTCAGGTCCCGGTGCACCACAGTCTCCAGGGCCACTTAGGCCagctctcacctccacccgagCAGGGTCACCTGGAGAGCTTGGACCAGCTGAGCCAGGCCGAACTGTTGGGAGAGGTGGACCGCGATGAGTTCGACCAGTACCTGAACTCCACCAGTTATCACCCTGAGCAGGGCGGCATGACAGTGACGGGACACATTCAGGTAACAGCGTCGTCCACCTGCCCCAGCAGCACCACGGAAAGCAGTCTCATCTCCGTCCTGGCGGACGCCACGGCCGCCTACTACAACAACTACGGCATTTCTTAA
- the pinx1 gene encoding PIN2/TERF1-interacting telomerase inhibitor 1, whose protein sequence is MAMLAEPRRKQKWSVDPRNSAWSKDESKFGQKMLERMGWSKGKGLGKSEQGATEHIKVKVKNNNLGLGTTVNNEDNWIAHQDDFNQLLAELNNCHGQNNEEPTQENFSLEEKSKTSKKRVHYMKFTKGKDLSNRSETDLACVFGKRLKQTSDQDESSNGRDSQEEREQDSSEQDGPAHPEEELHTVTSALTMQEYFAQRMARLKGGGQSLSAASSSGPTPASTDPSPNASDAEESKKKKKRKKRKVAHQEVASGEDEEKMEEAEEHQVMEEMVDEDQGDLEREEKKKKKKKKKKDRAGAFGIPTAEEDAARDTETFSPDKRKSKRKDNGRPHTSPDSASEHDAVGIVMDRQRSDKKRKRRDQVEEQADVEERKPKTVKRKHR, encoded by the exons ATGGCCATGCTGGCAGAGC CTCGACGAAAGCAGAAGTGGTCCGTGGACCCGAGGAACAGTGCATGGAGCAAAGATGAGTCGAAATTCGGCCAGAAGATGCTGGAGCGTATGGGCTGGTCTAAAGGAAAG GGTCTGGGCAAGAGTGAACAGGGGGCAACAGAGCACATCAAGGTTAAAGTGAAGAACAACAACTTGGGTTTAGGTACCACAGTCAATAATGAG GATAATTGGATTGCTCATCAAGATGATTTTAATCAGCTTCTTGCTGAACTCAACAACTGCCATGGACAGAACAATGAAG AACCCACCCAGGAAAATTTCAGTCTGGAGGAGAAATCAAAGACCTCCAAGAAGAGGGTTCATTACATGAAATTCACCAAAG GAAAGGACCTATCAAACCGCAGTGAGACTGACCTTGCTTGCGTCTTTGGGAAACGATTAAAGCAGACGAGCGATCAGGATGAG TCCAGCAATGGTCGCGATtctcaggaagagagagaacaagacagCAGTGAGCAGGACGGACCAGCCCACCCGGAGGAGGAGCTCCACACGGTGACCAGCGCCCTGACCATGCAGGAGTACTTTGCGCAGCGGATGGCTCGGCTGAAAGGCGGCGGCCAGAGTCTCTCAGCTGCCTCCTCTTCAGGGCCCACGCCTGCATCCACCGACCCCTCCCCCAATGCCAGCGACGCGGAAGAgagcaagaagaagaagaagaggaagaagaggaaggtgGCACACCAGGAGGTTGCCAGCGGAGAGGACGAGGAAAAGATGGAAGAAGCTGAGGAACatcaggtgatggaggagatggTTGATGAAGACCAGGGTGAtttggagagggaggagaagaagaagaagaagaagaagaagaagaaagacagAGCGGGGGCGTTTGGCATCCCGACAGCCGAGGAAGATGCAGCCAGGGATACGGAGACCTTTTCTCCAGACAAAAGGAAGAGCAAGAGGAAAGACAATGGGAGACCTCACACATCTCCAGACTCGGCCAGTGAACATGACGCAGTAGGAATAGTGATGGACAGACAACGTTCTGataaaaagaggaagaggagagatcaGGTGGAAGAGCAGGCAGATGTTGAGGAAAGGAAACCAAAAACGGTGAAGAGGAAGCATCGTTAG
- the tdh gene encoding L-threonine dehydrogenase, protein MPVVRALSKVAKQALQTPGCGCRPLAVTLRTISFSPRQVPPGSDASFHSVSFSETDHPKVLITGGLGQLGVGLAKLLRKRFGKNNVILSDIRKPPSHVFFSGPFIYSDILDYKNLREIVVNNRITWLVHYSALLSAVGEANVALARSVNITGLHNILDIAAEHGLRLFVPSTIGAFGPTSPRNPTPDLCVQRPRTIYGVSKVHAELMGEYYHHRYGLDFRCLRYPGIISPDSQPGGGTTDYAVQIFHDALKTGKFECNLKQDTRLPMMYIDDCLRATLEVMEAPAETLTMRTYNINAMSFTPEELAQEVQKQLPDLQVMYEIDGVRQSIADSWPMNFDDTNARIDWGWKHEYDLPELVQTMLNFIGSESQIAQAT, encoded by the exons ATGCCAGTGGTGCGAGCTCTAAGTAAGGTGGCCAAGCAGGCACTTCAGACGCCTGGCTGTGGCTGCCGGCCTTTGGCAGTGACTCTGCGAACTATTAGCTTCTCCCCCCGCCAAGTGCCCCCTGGCTCTGACGCCAGCTTTCACTCCGTGTCCTTTTCTGAAACGGATCACCCCAAAGTCCTTATCACAG GTGGCCTTGGGCAGCTAGGAGTGGGGCTTGCAAAGCTGTTGAG GAAGCGGTTTGGAAAAAACAATGTGATCCTATCCGATATCAGGAAACCTCCCAGCCATGTCTTTTTCAGTG GTCCTTTTATCTACTCTGACATTCTGGACTACAAGAACCTGCGAGAGATTGTAGTTAACAACCGGATCACGTGGCTGGTGCATTACAGTGCTCTTCTCAGCGCTGTGGGAGAAGCCAACGTGGCCCTGGCTCGATCAGTTAACATCACTG GTCTCCATAACATCCTGGACATCGCTGCAGAGCACGGCCTTCGTCTGTTTGTCCCCAGCACCATCGGTGCCTTTGGCCCCACGTCTCCCCGTAACCCAACCCCTGACCTCTGCGTGCAGCGACCTCGCACCATCTACGGTGTCTCCAAGGTCCATGCCGAGCTAATGGGGGAG TATTACCATCACCGCTATGGCCTTGACTTCCGCTGCCTCCGCTACCCTGGGATCATCTCCCCAGACTCCCAGCCTGGAGGAGGAACCACAG ATTATGCTGTGCAGATATTCCATGACGCCCTCAAGACGGGAAAGTTTGAGTGTAACCTCAAGCAAGACACACGGCTACCCATGATGTACATTGACGACTGCTTGCGGGCTACGCTCGAAGTGATGGAGGCTCCGGCCGAGACACTGACCATGCGTACTTACAACATCAATGCTATGAGCTTCACTCCAGAAGAACTTGCTCAGGAGGTGCAGAAACAGCTCCCTGATCTGCAGGTCATGTACGAAATCGACGGTGTGCGCCAGAGCATAG CTGACAGCTGGCCAATGAACTTTGATGACACCAATGCCCGCATTGACTGGGGCTGGAAACATGAGTACGACTTGCCAGAGTTGGTTCAGACGATGCTCAACTTCATCGGTTCAGAGTCCCAGATTGCCCAAGCAACCTGA